CACCCCTCTAGTGCCGTGACCACTGCATCATTACCACCACTAAGCATGCTCAACCTAACATCCCGTAGTTCACTTTCTAGCTTCTGATACACTTTCTGTCCACCACCTCCACTCTGTCCCCCAATgtacactatatagtaatagaacccaaagaggtcacccagggtccgtggcaccgtgggagtaatacatGCCAGGAGTCTCAggagtaccactagggtgccatggcacttctctgggtcacagtagtactccaggagcAGTGACAGCGTCCTgccagtgcagtgggcaggGTACTTGCCAGTGCCTACTACACgatgagtccatgtgaCTACCGTGGCacccttatagaactagggtgggacgtacctggAGGTGATAGAGGCAGTGTCTTGTGCGTCTTGGttaaatctgtgcataccatgagtcactgttagtcactattggttactgtggcgcccagggggtgcccctagtgtatatacagtgccttaGGGGTGCCATAGAGtactgggacgtacctttgaagttAGTTTCCTTTTCCCAGCCCATTGGGACTGGACAGTGTTTAGGAGCTCCTTCATAATGCCCCGGTGGATTTTCATACTTGGTAGTCCAGTGCTTTTCTATATCTGGGTATCTTTTTACACTACTTCCTGTAGTTTCCTTGCATTTTAGTGAACCGAGAATATCACACAAGAAGCTCTGTAATGGTGATCCTTCACCGGGTGATCCACCCGTGTGCTGGATAGCTCCGTCTGCCAGACATTTACACTTCTGTCCAGCACCATTATCTGCTACACCATTATTCCAATAGCActgggcgcgccactgtaacggtcACTGTCAAGTACCATCTCTATACGGCGCGCATAATGCGATATCACTTACCTGTACACTGCCACTTATTGGTAACTTTCCCATCCCTCATTGCCACCTGAtaaccatacctacaactctTCCAGCCCAGCACATCCTTGTCCACCACCCCCACCTTacactgcttccttaggaaatagagctggtagaagcagtggtagacatatatcctcagttggtccaggcactgggcggcAGAGCCGCCCATGTcaaagccaaagagcccattggcatacatcccatggagggggcctacaCATAGTGTTagggagtggtactacagGGTACTTACCGAAATCCTTTACagccaggtggtacccgccgtagcagactTGGCCGGCTTGGAGTGGTTTCCCTGTGGTAGTAGACTGTGACTGGTCAGCTGCTGGCTGGGCGGCTGCTTCTTCCAGGGTACATCTCTTATGCGTAGGGTCCTTACTGTGATTGGGACACTTATTCTGGTCAGCATCACCagcactaccactactacctactacaccattaatccacatgaccacccctagggcaccgttgcgcccCTATAGAGCCCTGTCTATGTCACTCACCTGATGCAGCAGCAGGATCCGTGCCACTGGTagctatggtcccctggatacctatgagtaccagtgggcagtagccacaggcggccattaggtagtgggtaatacAGTCCCTCTTGAGGGTGGTACTACTTTGAGATTCACCGTGAAGCTGCATTTCACCTTTTTCCTGCTCTTTTTTAGGCAATATACCCTCCATTTTGCTTTGCATCCTCTCTACCAGCTCTCTGTACCCCttactatagggcaatgcacttagccagtataggatctcccgGATGGTCCTAGGCTTCCTGGAATCACTAGGGGCCGGCTTCGCCGGCGGCGTAGTCACTCCCTTAGCCCCCGCACTGCCcgccctgaagtacccactggccaggatgtggagtaccaatagggggtactTAGTACAAATTTCTTCTGTTTTCTTGCCTTTGGCAGCACCCTTAGCATTGTCATATATActactgtagtactcagctacactgtctgggtcacattggtactacagaggaggtggacttaCCCTGAGGAGGACCATTCTTGAATTCCTGCCACGGTACTCCCTTATCCTTCCCTCCAGTCAACAACGTTTGCACAAACTCTCCATTATTATTAcctaccacaccataagtccacatgaccaccACTGGTTACTCACCTCCCTTCTcctgattcaacctatccaggtcatagcccatggccgccatgaatgagccgagacccTTATCGACCTCGTGTAGCTTTCCATCCTGGCTCCACCTCTTGCCACCACccgttaggaaccccaactgactgagtccactccagatgaggcatactgaccctaggaaaatacgggccaggaggtggacctctGTAGTACTGTTGGTAGTACTGCTACAATTACGTACCCTGGGCGGCCTTCACTGGGTTGACAGTAACTGCACTACCAGCCGATCCGGATCCTCCGacacctactacaccattagtccATATGACTAccagtgggtacttacctgtggtaccattgactATGTTCGTCCATAAGGCCGAGTCCTTGTTGTAGGCTGACTTATAGCAATTGTTCGCAGAGGCACAGGTACAAGTACCACTAGAACCGGTACAACAACCGCcagcaccaccaccagGACATGTACACTTCCCTCCTATCCCAGTTTCCGTATCTA
This is a stretch of genomic DNA from Babesia bovis T2Bo chromosome 1, whole genome shotgun sequence. It encodes these proteins:
- a CDS encoding variant erythrocyte surface antigen-1 beta subunit yields the protein MAAQAWTPYNSLTQAPTNLKEAIDWVLRVTGRDGKSNKAAQPPPSTSNGPHCLCYLAKAVKDLLYDARSPEYPGPSTGRNWNDILLDQEQSIVKPVLTDLGLLSDSTSAASTTTTCAGGTEVIKALIDQLAQGLQKWVGWQKGKEVCCLDTETGIGGKCTCPGGGAGGCCTGSSGTCTCASANNCYKSAYNKDSALWTNIVNGTTGKYPLVVIWTNGVVGVGGSGSAGSAVTVNPVKAAQEVHLLARIFLGSVCLIWSGLSQLGFLTGGGKRWSQDGKLHEVDKGLGSFMAAMGYDLDRLNQEKGGNNNGEFVQTLLTGGKDKGVPWQEFKNGPPQDSVAEYYSSIYDNAKGAAKGKKTEEICTKYPLLVLHILASGYFRAGSAGAKGVTTPPAKPAPSDSRKPRTIREILYWLSALPYSKGYRELVERMQSKMEGILPKKEQEKGEMQLHGESQSSTTLKRDCITHYLMAACGYCPLVLIGIQGTIATSGTDPAAASGSSGSAGDADQNKCPNHSKDPTHKRCTLEEAAAQPAADQSQSTTTGKPLQAGQVCYGGYHLAVKDFGPLHGMYANGLFGFDMGGSAAQCLDQLRIYVYHCFYQLYFLRKQCKVGVVDKDVLGWKSCRYGYQVAMRDGKVTNKWQCTDNGAGQKCKCLADGAIQHTGGSPGEGSPLQSFLCDILGSLKCKETTGSSVKRYPDIEKHWTTKYENPPGHYEGAPKHCPVPMGWEKETNFKDLTKTHKTLPLSPPGTGKYPAHCTGRTLSLLLEYYCDPEKCHGTLVVLLRLLACITPTVPRTLGDLFGFYYYIVYIGGQSGGGGQKVYQKLESELRDVRLSMLSGGNDAVVTALEGWNKGDCSGKGGNLKCLYTCDKGAAGQCSQYLCPLSGQQYGQLSPAMAGTYLSWLVYLIGEFQGGLQSLEKAFKEIDCKDSECRTGGAASGAGGCGNGKCVKGEHGKTCDGGDGVCKCPSVVSCTGVLPVLYKYGFGYGNVSKLHTTGGTHKKCHNFLGTLESVLKGEHLKKDSNTGLHREINQLIYTTRLPWIFVLTLAWLVAVLYLAFGAIWPLDWTHMRSHCRGWFRKGSLSPWEILMVGKKKGRGILEFFGGR